The Bicyclus anynana chromosome 13, ilBicAnyn1.1, whole genome shotgun sequence region AAACAATTCATGTCTGTAGCCCGAGTTGTTTAGATCGACTCGGAAGTAATTTTGCTGATCGTAGAGAACAGTGTGTCTTTTTATTGGAAAACTATCGGACACccgccacttcgtccgcgtgtagtttagtttttcaaaaatccgtcgggaaccatggatttttccgggatgaaacgtagcctatgtgttaatccagattaaatctatttccattccaaatttcagccaaatcggttcataacaaacatccaaacaaagaTCACTAAAATGTGACCGGTTTTTTTGGCCGATTTAATAAAATGGGTTCTATATTGGACCCGTTCGTATAGTTTTGTATATAcgttgttatataaaaaaagtactaGTTACTGTTTTCGGTATTTAAatgctattttaaatattttcaagaacaaatttgataaatataGGTAAACTGAaggtgtttttctttttatttttataatttcatcaaCGTAACTATTAGCTTTATCAATAAACTATTTTACATTACACTACTCCAGAACAGGTTGTTTTGCTAATATCGCTAGACACTGTTAAAGATAACGATAATTGTTATTGACAACGACAGGTAGCAACGGCTTACgacaggcgtccactgatccgtatCCGATAGTACGGATCGGACGCatcgtatcaaacggattttagtataggtagtaactttcagttatgtacttcttcatcatcattaacaacctatactgccatgacagcccagtggatatgacctctgcctccgattccggtgggtgtgggttcgaatccggtccggggcatgcacctccaacttttcagttgtgtgcattttgagaaattaaatatcacgtgtttcaaactgtgaaggaaaaacatcgtgaggaaacctgaataccagagaattttcttaattctatgcgtgtgtgaagactgccaaatgggccagcgtggtggactatcggcctaatccctctaattttgagaggaaactcgagctcagcagtgagccgaaaatgggtcgataataaaaaaatatgaaatgataATGATTCGGCTCAGTATTCAGCACAAGGCTCCTTGtgtgtgaggggttaggccaaaagttcacaacgctggcccaatacacAGTCgtctagagaattaagaagttactcaggtatgcaggtttcctaacgatgtttttcctacaccgtttgatacacgtgctattttttttcaatgtgtaGGTACATAACTGAGAAGTTAAAGGTCAAATAAACTCGTATGTATCTTTACCAAGATAGCCTGCTTCCACCTTacacatcgtcacttaacatcagatgagatcgcagtccAAAAGTCGcggctaacttgaaaaaaaaaacattacttcTTAACTCCAACAATACAGAAAATTTCTTGGGTAAAGGACCCTTTGTTTTTCTTTAGCCTTGCTCTCAAACCCAGTAGCTACCTCGTTTATTAACAGGTATCCCCCCTAGCCTAACTAGCCTAACCCCAGTGGTTTATCCTATTTGGTTTAACCTATTTGGGTACGAGCCAATTCAGTGCGATTAGgcattttgtattaattattgatatatatttatatattttaatgataaattaatattttgtgtaagGCTACATAGTTCAGTAGTTCACTTTTATGGGTTAACTGAAATTGTAAAGGTCGTAAGTTCAGATCCCTGCCATTTGTTTACCGTCTAAATTATTTCCAGTCCCATTAGATAAGACACAGAGAACTACCTAGGTaactactttattattataactccCTGGTAGTTTTAGTGATTGTACTTTGCTGAAAATCAGGAGGTCCTGAATTCAATTTGAGTCTCGGTGGGCTATgaaaagcttttctttcttttaacatATTTTAGTAATAACACCGCTAACTCCCCAAGTCCGGGCACGTTGGCGGTTTTACACCGTGCTTCGTAGAGCAAGTCAAGCTGTAGGTcccggtcatcatcattaacacctgtggcgctaacatgcgtcCAActagataatctcgtgaagagaaaaagacaaactCAAGTTCCGGTTTATATGAGTGTGTTACGGTTCACAATCTAGAGAGATAGATTATActtaatctaacggtatttacaattttacggtgacattcAAATAATGCTGTTGTTATGCACATCTTTGGTTcttcaaagtcaccgacatagctcaacgagcaatgggcggagcacatagttcgaagagccgatggacgttggggtcccaaagtgctggaatggcgaccccgcactagtaagcgcagtgttggtcaaccccgcACCAAgaggactgatgacatcaagcgagtcgcagggattcgctggatgcaggtggctcagtatcgtgatgtttggaagtccctaaaataCCTATGTcgtgcaatggacgtccatcggctgatatgctgatgatgatgatgtactagTAATCGTGTTTGCGAGACGAAAACAATTACAAaggtatttgaaaaaatctcaTTAGCCGGTACCATCAGAAAATATGAAACGTTTTTAACACTTCGCTGAAATGTCAATGACACACAGGTATTTTCTATAATGTGTAAATGCgtaaaatatttgtcaaatGAGAGAGACATTTATTATTAGCACTTACGGCGGTTTTTTGTACACATATTTGCGCAGTTCGTCAATACGTGAGATGTGTTATTTTGAAGACTGTCAGCAATGATTTTTCACGTGACTAACTTTCCTCTTTTCCCTACGTTTTGACGATATTGCCTTTTAAGGAAACAGcaataaagacaatttttatgatttcgtgtctttatttttgaaataattacaaaagatataatttataattttccaaTACATTGTGCATTCATTATGATACATAAATATAagattttacttaatttaaccCTAAAGCCCTAgcgccgtgatagctcagtggatatgacctttgcgcctccgattctggagggtgtgggttccaatccgcattgggtcagcgtggtggactattggcctaagcacTCTCATTATTAGaagggactcgagctcagcagtaagtcgaatatgggCTTATAATGATGAACTCAGTCCAAATCTTATtcctaaaattaaaatggcaTCAGAAAATGCATTTTAGCATGCAAATTCGGACCTATATCTTCTGAATCAAAGGCATCCATACAATAGGCTATCactcaaactttacctctttatattattagtataaactatctgacgccgcgcggtttcacccgcgtggttcccgttcctgtagcaataaggggataatatatagcttttcctcgataaatgggctatctaacactgaaagaatatttcaaatcggaccaaatagttcctgagattagcacgttcaatcaaacaaacaaactcttcggctttataatattagaatagatgtGTAAGTACGAGAATATGAACCTCGTGCATGGTAATTTATTATAGTCTAATAGTAGTTTCGGTGGTTACAAAATGACAATATACGTTACCGCCATAGTTAGTTTACTTGAAAGCTCTCGAGTAATAATTTGTCATTTCGAGGGCGTTTCGTAATAGCTCCATTCGCACTTAACTCTCTGGAGGATTTTCCAAAATTTTGTAATCTAAATAGCGATTAAACTCTATAGTCACGTGAATTAAAGATTAACTAACTTAAATAATTCTACTAATTACAATTATAGAGTTCAATTGTCGAAATAATTCGTTGGATTGTCTCCTCCAAAATACCTTTTAAACCGACTTttaaaaaggagaaggttctacgttcggctgtaggtatgtttttttttttaacactggAGTGGGTGGGTGATAATTCAGTATGTTGTTTGACTCTAAAGAACTATcactatcgtcgttatcaacccatattcggctcactgctgaactcgaggcttctctcagaacgagaggggttaggccaatagtccaccgcgctggcccaatgcaaattagcagacttcacacacgcaaagaattgagaaaattctctagtatgcaggtttcctcacgatgtttccttcactgttttgagacacctgatatttaatttcttaaatagaaatatctgtggcatgtcacacgatgcgttgcggcgccgcaccacCACCGAGAtgaggcggggaggggtgaatgcgttgcgacgacggagcggcaccgctcagttgcttacgcgtcacaacattactttattgaCAGACTGTCCAACGCAGCTACGGCGACGCTGCGCCATAACAACGTTGCGACgacgcaccgctcgtgtgcccgctgatgcggtgaaatctttgcgatgcggcgccgcaacgcatcgtgtttTAAGATTTTGGActctaacggccagtttcttcatcgcaagtaacgtcataaatcaaaagtgacggtctactacttactacttactacttttactgttactttagctttacacgaagaaactggctgtaagacTTTAGCCTGTTTGGCTGATCAATGGAAATTAACACATAATATGAAACAAATCCCAAGTATTGAATGCAATTGTCGAGTCAATATTTGGTTGTTACAAATGTCGTATACATTATGTACTgtaatgtcaatgtcatgttAGATTACTCGTAGCTCAGCTTCAATGATTTGTCATTGCGGGAACATAAATTACAGTCATTGAGTTAATTGTTGAATTAACATTTGATCGTgacaaaatattgtattatgattCACACTTAATTGTTATTTGTCATTGTCTTGACTACATTTCATGAAAACACAATATAGGCACTAGGCTTTCGTGGCACAGTAGTATgggcggtagatttacaagtcggaggtcctgggtttaatCCCCGACTAggcctggtctggctggtggctgaCAGGATTTGGCCGTGACtggttaccggcaaagacgtaccgccaagcgatttagcgttccggtacgatgccgtgtagaaaccgaaaggggtgtggattttcatcctcctcctaactagttagcccgcatccatcttaaattacatcatcacttaacatcaggtgagattgtagtcaagggctaacttgtaaagcattGCGAAAAATTATGAGTATAAATATTACCATATCTTAACTGTGCTTAATTGAACACTACAAACTCGAGTGAAAAATTGCTCgatttaaatttgttattgcGAACACGTTATGTATTGGCCACGGTTGAATCCAATTCTCTGCAACACGTTTCAAAGTAACGAAACATAAAGTAACAAAGCGATAAAGTATCCAGTTTAACCACTGTAAACTGTAAGTGGACACAGTGAATTTTCGTTAATAACGTGTATACATTTTGACAAATTACTAGTCGGGCTTAAATAACTCATTATCTTGTTAGTcacgttaaaaaaatatcttatacttatataatacacACAATACACATAGATGAAAAAGATTAACTTAGCGATGCCATTGTTCTATAATCTATACGTTAGaatgacaaaaataaacgtaaatttaaCTGGTAAACACTACAGGCTCTAGGAAAAAATTGCTATAATAATTGCTCGAGTTATAATTTGTTATTGCGCACTCATTACATAATGTACATTATGTTGATTATAATAGAAATTTTGATCAATTTGGCCAAATTAAATTTGTAGGTGATTAAATGATAGAAATGGTCATGGTAGAAAATGTCAAATATACGTTAACACAAAAAAGCCTAACATATGCGATATCttgctattataattattatcaacatctTGAAATTATACTCAATGAAAGACACAAAtatcgtacccacttctaaacCAGTCTTTTCCAATTAGTTAGAGGGGAACAAGATTATtggaaataattaaatgatttgaatattggatagaagcaggcgttactttgcggaagttcatcatgattatataatgatttatttattttgctatcatccgcgaaaattcggcgaacccatgcgacaacgtcacccaggtccgacaaaatactctctacgtacgtttcaccccgaaaccggagcatcctcaggagatgttgactctacaacgtgcaattgcaaagtatttAATACAATATCATCATTGAGAGAGATGGAAATGAATTGGAACActcacaaatattaaaaacattgttacagaataaaGTGTTATAGCTCGAGTAAAAATTGCTGTAAAAATTGCTGGAGTGATAATTTGTCATTGCGAACGCGTCACATAATGGCCGCTCGCACCCAACTCTCGGCAACACGTTTCAAAGTAGCGAAACATAAAGTAAATAAGCGATAAAACTATCcagtttaataatgaaataaccGAGTTAACCCAGCAGGCGCGGTGGGGCATAAATTTCATCCCCCCACCTGTCGTAGCGACCACCGTTTCCGTAGAATTTGTTCATTCTACGTCGCTACGTCATAGCTACGCTCCGTCGGTGTTAGGTCGAGTTCATATTGGCGGTTATTGCGTGGAATTTAATTACGCACTTGACTTTAATGTTCATATAATTTTTAGGTAAAGcgtttttgaataattaattatgatcATGATGTCGGTCATCGGTACGGGGCATGatcatccaacttttcagttctatgcatttcaagaaattaaatactatgtgtttcaaacggtgagggaaaaacatcgtgaggtaacatgcatacctacttgagaattttattaattttctacgtgattgaagtctgccagtctgcattgggccagcgtggtggactattagtctaactcTGCTtactgagaggagagtcgatctcaacagtgagccaaatatgggttgttaattatgatgaggTCCTAGACGGCCcgttagaaaattataaaagttttcTTATTAAGAAATTGAGTATCACGAGAGAGGTCTCTCCTTGCTCTACGGAACACGTTAAGCCGGTCCTAGTCAATATAGCCATaaagaggtatgggtagaataccTTGTACCTCTCCTATTAAGCCCAGTTCCATCTTATGCTGCATTGTCGCTTATCAAgcgagatcgcagtcaaggactaacttgactacgtataaaaaaatattaaaaataatctcaTTCTCAACTTACTTCTGATTCGGATCATTATGAACGCACCCCTATGGCTATTGAATTTCTTTGTATGCCTTACCCATATGTGTAGGTATGTGACTCACCTATACTCCATATTTCATATACGCGCTTAGTTACCTACACACAAAAGAGTCATTGGTTTAGTTGGAAAGCTGAATTATTTACGGCTTGCCTTGAAGCTCTGCTGATAAAGGACATTATTCCATAGTCCaaagatataaatatatttaaacttgaTCAATAGTTAAATAGTGTTCCGTTAAATATTTGTTAGtaatactatattttactaaataaatcaCAGTCAAtgtaaaagcctcaatagcttaacggaaAAGCTCAAAATCCAAATTTAAATAGTTACTTTGGGCGCCTGAGCCTTAAAAAGGACTTTTGTTTGCTGTTTGAAAAAGTAACTTTTCTGAGCATGTgagatgaaataaatattttatttttcggcCCAGAGCTAGTACATTAAACAgtaattctaaaattaaaacgcttatataattatatttatttattaattttctataaCGCGTTGTCGTCATGAAACTTGTCTTCAATAGTAGAGTTGTTTGATTGGTCGGAACAGTGCGAATGAGATGGAGAAGGCTGTATTGTAGGCGTAGTAGagagaatattttttgttgtagtATTCTCATTTTCATTAGGATTTTCCGAAAACCATAAGTATGGCGCCGAATGTGTTGGATAATTTATCTGGTACTTTTTGATGAGTTGCAAAACCTCTGTTTGAAAATCAAGCTTGAAACGTTCGTCGATTTTTTGTACGTGAGGTAACAGTGACATCAAAAATTGTTTATCAGGATTGTTATCGTTATAAATCGCATCATAATTCCGTTTCATACTTTccgaaaattgttttaaaagttCGTTTTCTGTTTTTACGTCATTTCCTTTTTTAGATACCTTGTTGACTAGCTGACGAGGCTTTTCATTAATATTAGATTCAATACCAGGAGCATCATCAGTGGATGGTGGGATTTCttttaaactgtttaaaaaagATAATTGATTATAGTAAATATACTGTTTACTACTCGACGCTTCTGAACCATCTGCAACTTTCTTGTTTTTTGCGTTTTCTCGATTAAAACTGTCGCGAAGACTCTTccattttctttgtaatttatttactgtaataaaaaatagtgaaattaaaaccaaattctcaatagctcagcggtaagagcggtcggactcatcacgggagggtggtggtttgatccctgcCCCGTTGCTCTATTGTAGTACCCACTCATAACACAATcttttctgactagttggaggggattgatatggcaaatattcattaaaaaaaaggatcATTTTATTTGCTGAACggattattatacatataattacagATTAGCTGTTACTACGTCATTATTTCAAATTTAGGGACTGGATGCTGGTTAAAGGATTTTGACTTACGTACCACCGTGGTCTGTTTACAACAGAGTTATGGCTTATGGCTCCATTCTACCCCTATTAAAGTTTCCAGAAAACAGCTAATCCCATGATAAAAAGCCCAAAATAGTCTCAATTATTcagtttttatagataatggtaTGGAACCCTTCATGCGCAAGTCCGACTCGCACTAGCCGGTTATTCATGTAAACGGGTTTCGATGTCGCACATCTCCCCTCCCCAGTAAAAATCTAATACCTCATTTACACTCTCGCGAGCGGCGAGACGAGCCGTgagtcatcctcctcctaacaagttagcccgcttccatcttagactgaatcatcacttaccatcaggtgagattgtagtcaagggctaacttgtaaagaataaaaaaaaagaggcgAAATACGGGGCGAGTGTGTAAACAGGGCGCTCGTAGTTCGTCTCGATCCTCGTCTCCCCATTCGTCGCGCTCGTGTTGGTGCGGTTACTATTagggtcgccattgacggtcaattattctcacgtttctgaaaagcaaacggcagtacccacgcggcatactattcAAGTCATTTACGTAGTGACcgacacacgatcaattatagtcgtgggtgctacagaaacgtgagaataaatgaccgtttgtggctagccaATTATTCTCCCGTTACTCTAACGCTAGCGTTAGGCACGCGAGACGAGGACGCGTCGAGGTACGAGGCGATGTACAAAGCGCGAGTGTAACTgaactataaaaaatttaataataaattaattattgttttgctGACGTTTCTTTAGTTTACACTCACAAAGACGAAATAAAAACGTACCTTTCATGTTCTTTTGTTTGGCGGTTTTATTGGAGTAATCCAGCACAAATAATTCGCAGATTTCTTCCCAAGCCTTAACTCTTTCTCCTCTATTACTGTAACTATCGCTTTTCGTATCCCAAATAGCAGGACGAGATTTAATTTctgatataaataaatctatatccatGTCCATGTTTATTAAATGGTGTTTAAAAGAGGCGTGCGTTACCATTGACATCAACCGGTTAACTAAAGCGTCAAGGGAAGGGAGAGGGGTGCGGGGTATCACACGAGTGGCGTCGAGCCGCCGTTTGTGGTCGATACCGGTCACAAGAAGCGAGAAGCAAGATTTTgtggcgtgtggcggccaccggcgctCAATagaattattaacatttttttttattctttactagcggacgttcgcgacttcgtccgcgtggaattcagtttttcacaaatcccgcgggaaccatggatttttccgggataaaaagtagcctgtgttctataaaatctatttccattccaaattttagccaaatcgcttcagtagccgtagcgtaaaagaggaacaaacgtacttacacactttcacacttaacacaaactttcgcctttataatattagtgtgatgtgataatattagtgtgatagtgtaaAGTGTGACAAGTTTGTTCTTGACTACATCATACaaattgatggtaagtgatgatgcaatctaagatggaagcgggaacttgttaggaggaagatgaaaatcctcaccccttttggtttgtacacgacatcgtaccgtaacgctaattcgcttggcagtacgcctttgccagtagggaggtaactagctacaaccgaagcctcccaccagccagacctgggccaattaagaaaacctcaatcggctcagccggggatcgaattcTTCTTACAATCTTGATACATTAAATGTTGGCAACCAATTTGCTAATAgcatgcaaattaaaaaaaaaatcttataactaaattacattatgtattaaaaatcttaaataaataaacttaaataaaattaattatctaaaCTTACATAATCACGATATTATTgatgttgaaaataataattaagtaatacaatgattaaaactatttattattttgtccgTTAACAAAATgtacgaataattattatttgttagttAAATAGTCTGATAGTGTACTTAATACCGATTTTTAGCAATagttctttaatttaattttaaatatagcaACACTTaataatcgaacccaggacctccgtcttgtaaatccactgcgtataccactgcgccacggaggccgtcaattggCAATAACTTGGCCAATATGTATTATTGACAAGTATGTATCCCATAGGTCAGCAGTTATTTAATATAGCAAACTTTCTGAAAGCtttcattaaaatcattaaattataaatgagaaaaatgttcatagtatatatatatatatatatatatatctattgaAAAACCTTGTTTATGTTGTTAGGCAGATTTCGGCAGTCAAAttcatgtttttaaaaaaacaatacaataaaattgtaataaattaggTAAGCATTAAATAACATGCGtcttctaccttcatttttaaatttgtttgttgataaacattccacatcgaatttggctttagtatataaAGGCTTACAAAATGCGCATGTTAGCTCAACGCTACTCAAGTCTGCAAGCTATACAAGGTAAGAGCACGTTTATTCGACCAAGTGAACTGGCAAACTGTCAAAAAAGTTAACTTCCGCTTTGTACGAGTACTTAGTTGTGTTGCTAACGATCGCAATAACCACCAGCTCAACTTGGCATTGTTTGAGGCGGGTTTACCTTATCGTACTCCTCGGGCGGAATTACAACGTTTAGTGTTACATACATTCAGGATATCTTGTTACAGAATCGTCTTCTTTTTGGCGCAGTTGCAAAATCCTTAAATTAACTGAGATATCCTGGACTTTCGTTCTGTTTGGGTTCTTTAAGGCTTGTAagttaaaattataagttttgaaaattctccaccacttaatttaatattaaactttcTTTTTGGAATAAATAAGCACCTACTATTAATTTTGCGGTACTCTTTTGCGTCGGAGTGTAAACATTTTACTGAACTTTACCCTAACAACAGTCTACAGTTGACACATATCGATgcacatcattaacaacccatattcggctcactgctgagctcgagtctcctctcagaatgagagaggttagcgcaatagtccaccatgctggcccaatgcagattggcagacttcacacacgcagagaatgaagataattctctggtatgcaggtttcctcacgatgttttccttcaccgattgagacacgtgatgtttaatttcttatatctatctatatatataaaaatgaattgctgttcgttagtctcgttaaaactcgagaacggctgaacggatttatcttatcttggtcgtcaaatgttcgtggaggtatagggaaggtttaaaaggtgagaaaaattagaataattaccgggaaaaccataaaaacaacacttttctatttcccatacaaacgtttaagagtcaaggggtagggtatggtaggggtagagtagtgtagagtagggatagggaagaagtgcacataagtcaaagcgaagcttgaccgggtccactagtttcatataaaatcacacaactga contains the following coding sequences:
- the LOC112058121 gene encoding uncharacterized protein LOC112058121, which encodes MSMVTHASFKHHLINMDMDIDLFISEIKSRPAIWDTKSDSYSNRGERVKAWEEICELFVLDYSNKTAKQKNMKVNKLQRKWKSLRDSFNRENAKNKKVADGSEASSSKQYIYYNQLSFLNSLKEIPPSTDDAPGIESNINEKPRQLVNKVSKKGNDVKTENELLKQFSESMKRNYDAIYNDNNPDKQFLMSLLPHVQKIDERFKLDFQTEVLQLIKKYQINYPTHSAPYLWFSENPNENENTTTKNILSTTPTIQPSPSHSHCSDQSNNSTIEDKFHDDNAL